In Thalassotalea fonticola, a single genomic region encodes these proteins:
- the thrS gene encoding threonine--tRNA ligase: MPVITLPDGSQRSFEESVSVMQVALDIGPGLAKATIAGRINGNLVDACELITEDSTLQLITNKDAEGLEIIRHSCAHLLGHAIKQLYPNVKMAIGPTIENGFYYDIDLDEKLNDDDLEKLSKRMTELARTGYEVVKKTGSWQDAYDAFTERGETYKLEILDENIDVTDTPALYHHQEYVDMCRGPHVPSMRHCHHFKLMNVAGAYWRGNSDNKMLQRIYGTAWADKKQLKAYIQRLAEAEKRDHRKIGKTLDLFHWQEEAPGMVFWHNDGWTIYTELEKFVREKLHEYDYDEVKAPMMMDRSLWEKSGHWDKYADAMFTTESEKREYAIKPMNCPGHVQIFNQGLKSYRDLPLRIAEFGCCHRNEPSGSLHGLMRVRGFTQDDAHIFCTEDQVQAEVTKCIDMVYDVYGSFGFEDIVVKLSTRPENRIGSDDVWDKAEQGLAKALTDANIQFEYLPGEGAFYGPKIEFTLMDCLGRAWQCGTVQLDFALPERLGATYVGEDNERYTPVMIHRAILGSLERFIGILIEEFTGKFPTWLSPIQVTVMNITDKHGEYCSQVVKKLKESGFRAKVDLRNEKIGFKIREHTLKRVPYLLVVGDQEMEAGEIAVRTRSGEDLGKLSVDDFIAKLSEEVKTRA; the protein is encoded by the coding sequence GTGCCAGTAATTACTCTCCCTGACGGCAGTCAGCGTAGCTTTGAAGAATCCGTTTCTGTAATGCAAGTAGCTTTAGATATAGGTCCTGGTTTGGCAAAAGCCACCATTGCCGGTCGTATCAATGGCAATTTAGTCGATGCTTGTGAGTTAATCACCGAAGATTCTACATTGCAGTTAATCACCAACAAAGACGCCGAAGGTTTAGAGATCATTCGCCATTCTTGTGCGCATTTATTAGGTCACGCAATTAAGCAATTATACCCTAATGTTAAAATGGCTATTGGCCCGACTATTGAAAACGGCTTTTACTATGACATCGATTTAGACGAAAAACTAAATGACGATGACTTAGAGAAACTTTCAAAACGTATGACAGAGCTGGCTCGTACGGGTTATGAAGTTGTTAAGAAAACTGGCTCTTGGCAAGATGCGTATGATGCATTTACCGAGCGCGGTGAAACTTACAAATTAGAAATCCTTGATGAAAACATCGACGTAACCGATACCCCTGCGCTATACCATCATCAAGAATACGTTGATATGTGTAGAGGCCCACATGTACCTAGCATGCGCCATTGTCATCACTTTAAACTGATGAACGTTGCTGGTGCATATTGGCGCGGTAACTCTGACAATAAAATGTTGCAACGTATATACGGTACAGCTTGGGCAGATAAAAAGCAGCTTAAAGCTTACATTCAACGTTTAGCTGAAGCTGAAAAGCGTGATCACCGCAAAATTGGTAAAACATTAGATTTATTCCACTGGCAAGAAGAAGCACCGGGCATGGTGTTTTGGCATAACGATGGTTGGACTATTTATACTGAGCTAGAAAAGTTTGTTCGTGAAAAACTTCATGAATATGATTACGACGAAGTTAAAGCGCCAATGATGATGGACAGAAGCCTTTGGGAAAAGTCAGGCCACTGGGATAAATACGCAGATGCGATGTTTACTACCGAGTCTGAAAAGCGTGAATACGCGATTAAACCAATGAACTGCCCAGGCCACGTCCAAATATTTAACCAAGGGTTAAAATCGTACCGTGACTTACCACTTCGCATAGCTGAGTTTGGTTGTTGTCATCGTAACGAACCATCGGGTTCATTACATGGCTTAATGCGCGTGCGCGGTTTTACCCAAGATGATGCCCATATTTTCTGTACTGAAGATCAAGTACAAGCGGAAGTAACCAAGTGTATTGATATGGTATACGATGTTTACGGCTCATTTGGCTTTGAAGACATCGTGGTTAAATTATCTACACGTCCAGAAAACCGCATAGGCTCAGATGATGTTTGGGATAAAGCTGAACAAGGTTTAGCAAAAGCATTAACTGATGCCAATATTCAATTTGAATATTTACCAGGTGAAGGTGCTTTCTATGGCCCTAAAATTGAGTTCACTCTAATGGACTGTTTAGGTCGCGCTTGGCAGTGTGGTACCGTACAATTAGACTTTGCTTTACCTGAGCGTTTAGGCGCAACTTATGTAGGTGAAGACAACGAAAGATACACGCCGGTGATGATCCATAGAGCAATTTTAGGTTCGTTAGAACGTTTTATTGGTATTTTGATTGAAGAATTTACCGGTAAGTTCCCAACGTGGTTATCACCGATTCAGGTTACGGTGATGAATATTACTGATAAACATGGCGAATATTGTAGTCAAGTTGTAAAAAAATTGAAAGAAAGTGGCTTTAGAGCGAAAGTAGACTTGCGTAATGAGAAGATAGGCTTTAAAATCCGCGAGCATACTTTGAAACGTGTTCCTTATTTGCTCGTAGTGGGTGATCAGGAAATGGAAGCAGGCGAAATTGCTGTTAGAACACGTTCAGGTGAAGATTTAGGAAAATTGTCTGTGGATGATTTCATCGCTAAACTTAGCGAAGAAGTGAAAACACGGGCGTAA
- the infC gene encoding translation initiation factor IF-3 — translation MKGGQRGGQKEPQHKLNELITAEEIRLVGLEGEPLGIVSLNEALDAADTAGVDLVEISPTAKPPVCRVMDYGKFLYEKSKELKEQRKKQKQIQVKEIKFRPGTDEGDYQVKLRNLRRFLEGGDKAKVTLRFRGREMAHQELGIDLLNRVKKDLEDLAVCESFPRRVEGRQMIMVLAPIKR, via the coding sequence ATTAAAGGTGGTCAAAGAGGCGGTCAAAAAGAACCGCAACATAAACTGAATGAATTAATCACAGCTGAAGAAATTCGTTTAGTTGGTCTGGAAGGCGAGCCATTAGGCATTGTTTCATTAAATGAAGCATTAGATGCTGCTGATACAGCGGGTGTTGATCTTGTAGAGATCAGCCCAACGGCCAAACCACCAGTTTGTCGTGTAATGGATTACGGTAAGTTCTTATACGAGAAGTCGAAAGAACTTAAAGAACAACGTAAGAAGCAAAAACAGATCCAGGTTAAGGAAATTAAATTCCGTCCTGGCACTGATGAAGGCGATTATCAGGTTAAATTACGTAACCTGAGACGCTTTTTAGAAGGTGGCGACAAGGCTAAGGTTACATTGCGTTTCCGTGGCCGAGAAATGGCCCATCAAGAGTTAGGTATAGACCTTTTAAATCGTGTTAAAAAAGATTTAGAAGACCTGGCTGTTTGTGAGTCTTTCCCTCGTAGAGTGGAAGGCAGACAAATGATAATGGTGCTTGCCCCAATCAAAAGATAA
- the rpmI gene encoding 50S ribosomal protein L35, translated as MPKMKSNKGAAKRFKKTASGGFKFKQAGLRHILTKRRTKVKRHLRAKSMVAKSDIKSVVAMLPYA; from the coding sequence ATGCCTAAAATGAAGTCAAACAAAGGTGCTGCAAAGCGCTTTAAAAAAACCGCTTCTGGTGGTTTTAAATTTAAACAAGCCGGTCTTCGTCACATCTTAACTAAGAGACGTACCAAAGTTAAGCGTCATTTACGTGCAAAAAGTATGGTTGCTAAGTCTGATATTAAATCAGTTGTAGCAATGTTACCTTACGCTTAA
- the rplT gene encoding 50S ribosomal protein L20, producing MARVKRGVQARARHKKVLKQAKGYYGARSRVYRVAFQAVTKAGQYAYRDRRQRKRQFRQLWIARINAAARQNGLSYSRFICGLKNASIEIDRKILADIAVYDKAAFSVLVQKAQASL from the coding sequence ATGGCTAGAGTAAAACGCGGTGTTCAAGCACGCGCACGTCACAAAAAAGTTCTTAAGCAAGCGAAAGGTTATTACGGAGCACGTTCACGTGTTTATCGTGTTGCTTTCCAAGCTGTAACCAAAGCAGGTCAATACGCTTACCGCGATCGTCGTCAACGTAAACGTCAATTCCGTCAACTTTGGATTGCTCGTATTAACGCGGCAGCTCGTCAAAATGGTTTATCTTACAGCCGTTTCATTTGTGGTCTTAAAAACGCTTCAATTGAAATCGATCGTAAGATCCTAGCTGACATCGCAGTATACGATAAAGCGGCTTTCTCTGTTCTAGTACAAAAAGCACAAGCTTCTTTGTAA
- a CDS encoding phosphoribosylaminoimidazolesuccinocarboxamide synthase, with amino-acid sequence MTIANKVLAVNNDLPIRTDKPVHSGKVRSVYWLTADDSRRLIKEKGYNVAADTPLAIMVISDRISAFDCIWHGEGGMKGVPGKGAALNAISNHWFKLFKDNGLADSHILDIPHPFVWIVQKAKPVMIEAICRQYITGSMWRSYVKGEREFCGIQLPEGLEKDTKLPELLQTPSTKGILEGIPGVPAQDDVNITRKNIEDNFAAFNFKAAADITLYEKLLKEGFDLISGELAKLDQIFIDTKFEFGYVTDASGNDKLIYMDEVGTPDSSRIWDGSEYRNGKVVENSKEGFRQLLLNHFPDSDILLNKDRMSEREALARDNALPESVLMAVSDTYTGIAEKITGEKVVISDDPKAEVVEILRNEYNLID; translated from the coding sequence ATGACAATTGCTAATAAAGTTTTAGCTGTAAACAACGATTTACCAATTAGAACAGATAAGCCAGTACACAGTGGTAAAGTAAGAAGCGTATATTGGTTAACAGCCGATGATTCTCGTCGTTTAATCAAAGAGAAGGGTTATAATGTCGCTGCAGACACGCCATTAGCAATTATGGTAATTAGTGATCGTATCTCTGCTTTTGACTGTATATGGCATGGTGAAGGCGGTATGAAGGGCGTTCCTGGTAAAGGCGCTGCACTAAACGCTATTTCAAACCATTGGTTCAAGTTATTTAAAGACAATGGTTTAGCTGATAGCCATATTCTTGACATTCCACACCCCTTTGTATGGATAGTACAAAAGGCCAAACCGGTAATGATTGAAGCAATCTGTCGTCAATACATTACAGGCTCAATGTGGCGCTCTTACGTTAAAGGCGAACGCGAATTTTGTGGTATCCAACTACCTGAAGGCTTAGAAAAAGACACTAAATTACCTGAGCTTTTACAAACGCCTTCAACCAAAGGCATTTTAGAAGGCATTCCGGGTGTACCAGCACAAGATGATGTAAACATCACTCGTAAGAACATTGAAGATAACTTTGCAGCGTTTAACTTTAAAGCTGCAGCTGATATCACGCTTTATGAAAAACTGCTCAAAGAGGGTTTTGACTTAATCAGTGGTGAGCTGGCTAAGCTTGATCAAATATTTATTGATACTAAATTTGAATTTGGTTACGTAACTGACGCATCAGGTAATGACAAACTAATTTACATGGATGAAGTAGGTACACCGGATTCATCACGGATTTGGGATGGCAGCGAATATCGCAATGGTAAAGTAGTTGAGAACTCGAAAGAAGGTTTCCGCCAATTACTTCTCAACCACTTTCCAGACTCAGATATTCTTTTAAATAAGGATCGTATGAGTGAGCGTGAAGCATTAGCACGCGACAATGCTTTACCTGAATCTGTATTAATGGCTGTGTCAGATACCTACACCGGCATTGCAGAAAAAATTACTGGTGAGAAGGTTGTTATTTCTGATGATCCAAAGGCGGAAGTGGTTGAAATTCTGCGCAATGAATATAATTTGATTGATTAA
- a CDS encoding LysM peptidoglycan-binding domain-containing protein, whose protein sequence is MKKIILPLSLTMLVGCQNFNPQNVVSSNELPANTAHTIDIYEALLADETAQVIHPKDDVEITLTDKDKLTISDNVWDRVRSQLHFDIPQNSKVIAQRNWYAKHQSYLDRVAKRSEPFIHHIVEELEKHNMPMELVLLPIVESAYDPFAYSHGSASGMWQFLSGTGKQFGLKQDWWYDGRRDVAASTQAAIKFLRYLNKRFDGDWLLALAAYNSGEGRVARAVKDNARKGKPTDFWNLKLPKETRDYVPKLLALADLVKRPSDFGITLYAIDNQPVISSIDIGSQLDLALAADLSGLTIDELHALNPGFNRWATAPNGPHQLLIPNNKVDQFKLGLSKLEEKDRLSWQRYKIREGDSLSVIANRFNTTITVVKEANSLKNNSIRAGKYLLIPTATQSLDRYKSYEEIRVSKLTRKGSGNKITHTVTRGDTLWDIGRKYKVSEKSIAKWNAMAPRDMLRLGQKLTIWTGKAAPGKASQTASTSSNIMRNINYKVRSGDSLARIANKFNVRIADIEKWNNLKRSKYLQPGQLLKLSVNITSI, encoded by the coding sequence ATGAAGAAAATTATATTACCTTTATCGCTAACCATGTTGGTTGGCTGTCAAAACTTCAATCCGCAAAATGTTGTGAGTAGTAATGAATTACCCGCTAATACAGCCCACACAATAGATATCTATGAAGCGTTACTTGCTGATGAAACGGCACAAGTTATTCACCCTAAAGATGATGTTGAAATAACTCTTACCGATAAAGATAAATTGACTATTTCAGATAATGTTTGGGATAGAGTTCGTAGTCAGCTTCATTTTGACATTCCACAAAATAGCAAAGTGATCGCACAACGTAATTGGTATGCTAAACATCAGAGCTATTTAGACCGAGTAGCTAAACGCTCAGAGCCGTTCATTCATCATATTGTCGAAGAACTGGAAAAGCATAATATGCCGATGGAATTGGTGCTATTACCTATTGTAGAAAGTGCCTACGACCCATTTGCTTATTCACATGGCAGTGCCTCAGGTATGTGGCAATTTTTATCTGGTACAGGTAAACAATTTGGCTTAAAACAAGACTGGTGGTATGACGGTCGCCGCGATGTTGCGGCATCAACTCAAGCGGCAATAAAGTTTTTACGTTATTTAAACAAACGATTTGATGGCGACTGGTTATTAGCATTAGCAGCCTATAATTCAGGTGAAGGTCGGGTTGCCAGAGCAGTTAAAGATAACGCTCGCAAAGGTAAGCCAACTGACTTTTGGAATTTAAAATTACCAAAAGAAACTCGGGACTATGTGCCAAAACTATTGGCTTTAGCTGATTTAGTAAAGCGCCCTAGTGATTTTGGCATCACTCTATACGCCATTGATAATCAACCGGTGATCAGCTCTATAGATATAGGTTCACAATTAGACTTAGCCTTAGCTGCTGATTTATCGGGTTTAACTATAGACGAGCTACACGCCTTAAACCCTGGCTTTAACCGCTGGGCAACTGCGCCGAATGGTCCTCATCAATTATTGATTCCTAATAATAAAGTTGATCAATTTAAACTTGGCTTAAGCAAGCTTGAGGAAAAAGACCGGTTATCTTGGCAACGTTATAAAATACGTGAAGGCGACAGTTTAAGTGTTATTGCCAACCGCTTTAATACAACTATCACAGTTGTTAAAGAAGCGAACAGCCTAAAAAATAATAGTATTAGAGCTGGTAAGTACCTTTTGATCCCAACAGCAACACAATCACTTGATCGTTATAAATCTTATGAAGAAATTCGTGTATCTAAACTTACCAGAAAAGGTAGTGGTAATAAAATTACTCATACAGTAACAAGAGGTGACACGCTTTGGGACATTGGCCGTAAATACAAAGTTTCTGAAAAAAGTATCGCTAAATGGAATGCTATGGCGCCAAGAGACATGTTGCGTCTAGGGCAAAAACTAACAATATGGACTGGTAAGGCAGCTCCGGGCAAAGCATCACAAACGGCTTCGACCAGCAGTAATATTATGCGTAACATTAATTACAAGGTACGCTCGGGCGATTCATTAGCGCGCATTGCAAATAAGTTTAATGTTAGAATTGCTGATATTGAAAAATGGAATAATTTAAAGCGCAGTAAATACCTACAACCCGGGCAATTACTAAAGTTGTCGGTAAATATAACCAGTATTTAA
- the gloB gene encoding hydroxyacylglutathione hydrolase, which translates to MTQVTAINAFSDNYIWCITNHASTNCSLVDPGDASVCIEFIKKNNLTLTSILITHHHHDHVGGLPALIDFAKQQGWPLTIYGPASENIKYLDVKLVEGDRVSLFDNSLNFSIIDLPGHTSGHIAYYSDDILFCGDTLFSGGCGRLFEGTAAQMHNSLSKLAALPDSTKAYCAHEYTLANLNFARTIEPNNGQLNHYFNKVVTLREQNISTIPTSIGLEKQINPFLRSNGEEVINTAQQKSEQKLQSAVDVFAMIRTLKDNF; encoded by the coding sequence ATGACTCAAGTTACTGCAATTAATGCATTTTCAGATAACTATATATGGTGTATCACCAACCACGCAAGTACAAACTGTAGTTTAGTCGATCCTGGCGATGCTAGCGTATGTATTGAATTTATAAAGAAAAATAATTTAACATTAACTTCTATATTGATCACTCATCATCATCATGATCATGTAGGTGGCTTACCTGCCCTTATTGATTTTGCTAAACAACAAGGCTGGCCATTAACAATTTATGGTCCCGCTTCTGAAAACATTAAATACCTTGATGTTAAATTAGTTGAAGGTGATCGGGTGTCATTATTCGATAATAGCCTTAACTTTTCTATTATTGACCTTCCCGGTCATACTTCTGGTCATATCGCATATTACAGTGATGATATATTATTTTGTGGAGACACATTATTTTCAGGGGGGTGCGGTCGTTTATTTGAAGGTACTGCCGCGCAAATGCACAACTCGTTATCTAAGTTAGCAGCACTGCCCGATTCAACTAAAGCTTATTGCGCACATGAGTACACCTTAGCAAATTTAAACTTTGCTCGAACTATCGAGCCAAACAATGGTCAACTGAACCACTACTTTAACAAAGTAGTAACACTAAGAGAGCAAAATATATCTACTATCCCTACCTCAATTGGCTTGGAAAAACAGATAAACCCTTTTTTACGCAGTAACGGCGAAGAAGTGATAAATACTGCACAACAAAAAAGTGAGCAAAAATTACAATCTGCTGTCGATGTTTTTGCTATGATCAGAACATTAAAAGATAACTTTTAA
- a CDS encoding class I SAM-dependent methyltransferase — MKPALAFDSPKKPKQWRDLPNGELIVQCIEQNLMPWWPRFFGYHLLKLGILSGAVNSEQSMIKHQVIVGEANANAQVVAEIDDLPFLEHSVDACLLTQSLEFAVDPHHILREADRVLIPNGHLIISGFNPISLAGLNQLIPFRRQELPWRGRFFTPMRVKDWLNLLGYEVIEDRRFLYSTLHSVINPENWWHKLWQKFAKNYLPSFGSVYLIIAKKRVHPLTPIRPKWQIRPKFNPVKVTTFGPSNFKPDSFEPSKPRE; from the coding sequence ATGAAACCGGCATTAGCGTTTGACAGCCCGAAAAAACCAAAACAATGGCGTGATTTACCAAATGGCGAGTTAATTGTGCAATGTATTGAACAAAATTTAATGCCATGGTGGCCAAGGTTCTTTGGTTATCATTTGCTTAAACTGGGTATTTTAAGTGGTGCAGTAAATTCAGAACAATCGATGATTAAGCATCAGGTGATTGTTGGTGAAGCAAATGCTAATGCGCAAGTAGTAGCTGAAATAGATGACTTACCGTTTTTAGAACACAGTGTTGATGCATGCTTACTTACCCAGAGCCTGGAGTTTGCAGTCGATCCACATCATATACTTAGAGAAGCCGACAGGGTACTGATCCCAAATGGTCATTTAATCATCTCCGGCTTTAATCCAATAAGCCTTGCCGGTTTAAATCAGTTGATTCCATTTCGGCGTCAAGAGCTACCCTGGCGAGGTCGATTCTTCACCCCTATGCGAGTCAAAGATTGGTTAAACCTTTTAGGTTATGAAGTAATTGAAGATAGGCGTTTTCTTTATTCAACCCTTCATTCAGTAATAAACCCGGAAAACTGGTGGCATAAACTTTGGCAAAAATTTGCCAAAAATTATCTGCCTTCCTTTGGTTCTGTGTATTTAATTATCGCCAAAAAGCGCGTTCACCCGCTAACGCCAATAAGACCTAAATGGCAAATAAGACCTAAATTTAACCCTGTTAAAGTCACCACGTTTGGTCCTAGTAACTTTAAACCGGATTCTTTTGAACCTAGCAAACCACGAGAATAA
- a CDS encoding FGGY family carbohydrate kinase, which translates to MEQQSLFLCLDFGSQSVRTAIINSAGTVIVAEQLLNSNYLEPEQGQVEQTPQWFYQQCAICCQNLLEQAKIKEVDLTALCGIGITTMRNTIINLNIDGVPLRNAIVWSDKRKARITPKLPWYWRFVFTLVSIIKPVNKTIKELQQSAFINYIAEYEPKVWQQTEHLLLLSGYLHFKFTNKLVDSSANIISHLPFDFKHGQWRKSNSWQFNAIAVKPNWLPKLVVPGTEIGQLSQACQHDFKLPKTLPVIAMAADKACEILGSGCYKSGQLHISLGTAVSITMLSRKFKGPKVLYPAYPSLINGLYITEVMLPFGLSLLTEFINKNKAQLDFLSLNKVKHHCVEQLIEVYVEANNIKSDGLVFDMERITDVKHLSLGFIGLGQHSVFQQYVAIMEAITLGINQSISRLVKRMQQSVSSVVVSGGGANSDRLLQAIANKSKITVLKSTAIEAGILGVAIKLALSQNVYGSHEQAINAMLKPPITIKPNN; encoded by the coding sequence ATGGAGCAGCAGTCGTTATTTCTTTGTTTAGATTTTGGCAGTCAATCGGTTAGAACCGCAATTATTAACAGTGCAGGCACGGTGATAGTTGCCGAGCAATTGTTAAATTCTAACTATTTAGAGCCAGAGCAAGGACAGGTTGAACAAACACCACAATGGTTTTATCAACAGTGTGCTATTTGTTGCCAAAATTTGCTAGAGCAAGCAAAAATTAAAGAAGTAGACTTAACTGCGCTTTGTGGAATAGGGATCACCACTATGCGTAATACCATCATTAACCTAAATATTGACGGTGTGCCCCTGCGTAATGCTATTGTTTGGAGTGATAAACGTAAAGCGCGCATAACCCCTAAACTGCCTTGGTATTGGCGCTTTGTTTTTACCCTTGTCAGTATTATTAAACCAGTAAACAAAACCATTAAAGAACTACAGCAGAGCGCATTTATAAACTATATTGCTGAATATGAACCCAAGGTGTGGCAGCAGACTGAACATTTGTTATTGTTATCTGGTTATTTGCATTTTAAATTTACCAATAAATTAGTTGATAGCAGCGCCAATATCATTAGTCATCTACCTTTTGATTTTAAACATGGGCAATGGCGTAAAAGTAATTCCTGGCAATTTAATGCCATAGCGGTCAAGCCAAACTGGCTACCTAAACTTGTCGTACCCGGAACTGAAATAGGGCAATTAAGCCAAGCTTGTCAACACGATTTTAAATTACCCAAAACATTACCTGTAATTGCTATGGCAGCTGATAAAGCTTGTGAAATACTAGGTTCGGGCTGTTATAAGTCGGGACAATTACATATAAGCTTAGGAACTGCTGTTAGCATTACAATGCTAAGTAGAAAATTTAAAGGTCCTAAAGTTCTTTATCCTGCCTACCCATCATTAATAAATGGCTTGTATATTACCGAAGTAATGCTGCCTTTTGGGCTTTCCTTACTCACAGAGTTTATTAATAAAAATAAAGCACAGTTAGACTTTTTAAGTTTGAACAAAGTAAAGCACCATTGTGTTGAACAACTGATAGAAGTATATGTAGAGGCGAATAACATAAAAAGTGATGGGCTTGTGTTTGATATGGAGCGTATAACCGATGTTAAACATCTGTCGTTAGGCTTTATTGGCTTAGGCCAACATAGTGTATTTCAGCAATATGTTGCTATCATGGAAGCAATCACTTTAGGCATTAATCAATCAATATCGCGTTTGGTAAAACGAATGCAGCAATCGGTGAGTAGTGTAGTAGTGTCAGGTGGCGGTGCTAATTCTGATCGGCTTTTACAGGCCATTGCTAATAAATCTAAAATAACCGTGTTAAAATCAACCGCTATTGAGGCAGGTATTCTAGGGGTAGCAATTAAACTCGCATTAAGCCAAAACGTATATGGCAGCCATGAACAAGCGATAAACGCTATGCTCAAACCACCGATAACAATTAAGCCAAATAATTAG
- a CDS encoding Nif3-like dinuclear metal center hexameric protein, whose translation MQRLQFQQLLNDLLQPDRIKDYCPNGLQVQGNDKISKIITGVTASQALLDAAVAKGADTIIVHHGYFWKNEEYCLTGMKYNRIKTLLDNNINLFAYHLPLDIHEELGNNVQLAKLLNINVTGPLELGNPVSVSIQGELQQETTGEELNALISSKLNRQSLHISAGSNKPIKTVAWCTGGGQGYIELAAQQGIDAFITGEVSEQTTHVAKEMDIHFFAAGHHATERYGAKALAEYLAASHNFDVEFVDIDNPV comes from the coding sequence ATGCAAAGACTCCAATTTCAACAATTACTTAACGATCTTCTGCAACCTGACAGGATCAAAGATTACTGTCCTAATGGTTTGCAAGTACAAGGTAATGACAAAATTTCTAAAATAATTACCGGGGTAACAGCTTCACAAGCTTTATTAGATGCAGCAGTAGCAAAAGGTGCTGATACCATCATTGTTCATCATGGTTATTTTTGGAAAAATGAAGAGTATTGTTTAACGGGAATGAAATACAACCGTATTAAAACCTTGCTTGATAACAACATTAATTTGTTTGCTTATCATTTGCCGTTAGACATTCATGAAGAGCTGGGGAACAACGTTCAACTTGCCAAATTACTGAATATTAATGTTACTGGACCTTTAGAGTTAGGAAATCCCGTGTCGGTGAGTATTCAAGGAGAGTTGCAGCAAGAAACAACCGGTGAAGAATTAAATGCGTTGATTTCATCTAAATTGAATCGTCAGTCGTTGCATATTTCCGCAGGCTCTAATAAACCAATTAAAACAGTTGCTTGGTGTACAGGTGGTGGCCAAGGATATATAGAGTTAGCAGCGCAGCAGGGCATTGATGCATTTATTACCGGTGAAGTATCTGAACAAACCACTCATGTTGCCAAGGAAATGGATATTCATTTTTTTGCTGCCGGACATCATGCTACTGAACGTTATGGCGCTAAGGCATTAGCTGAATATTTAGCGGCTAGTCATAATTTTGATGTAGAATTTGTCGATATCGACAATCCTGTTTAG